AATCTTCTTCTATGACGATATAACCGATTTTGTTTCTAAAGAGAACCCGGTTGTTCGTGAGTTCATGCTTCTTATTCCGTTTATTGGAATCTGCATGGCCTATTTCGAGATATTTTACGCCTGGGCAAGAGTGCACATGCACTCTGTTTTTGGAAATTTTATCAAGGAGGTTGGTTTAAGATTGCTTTCTACATTTGCCTTGATCGGATTGTATTTCAACTGGATCAGTTTGGTTGAGTTTGTTTATGTAACGGCAGGTATTTACTTTCTGGCTTTTATTGTCACAATGTTTTATGCATTTTACATTAAAAAGCCGAATTTCCAGATTACAATACCAGAAAATGTAAAAAGTGTAATGGAGTATACTTTTTACATTATCTTGTCAGGAAGCGTTGCCAATTTGCTTCTGGATGGAGATAAGCTGATGCTGAATCAATACATGAAGATTGAAAATATTGCTTATTATTCAGTCGCTACTTATATCGCCTTGGTTATCTCAGTGCCGAGTCGCGCCATGCATCAGATTGTTTACCCGATTACAGCCAAATTAATGCATGAAAACAAACACGACGAATTAAATCAGCTATACAAAAAGACCTCAATTAACTTACAGATTGTCGGTGGATTTGTAATGCTGTGTATTTTTGTGAACATTCATCAATTGTATGAATTGGTTCCAAAAGAATACAGCGGAGGTATTTCAGTTGTATTTATGATTGGTCTTTCTAAGTATTTTGACTTGATTTTAGGAAATAATAACGCTATTATTTTTAATACCAAATATTACCGTATGGTATTGTATTTAGGGTTAATGCTTGTTGTGCTGACTGTAATTCTAAATATGATATTTATTCCTATTTTCGGGATTTTTGGTTCTGCTTTTGCAACACTTTTGTCTATTACTTTATATAGTTTGGCAAAACTGCTTTTTGTAGTGAAAAAACTTCATTTATACCCTTTTACCAAACAGACTATTCATTCGATACTCTTAACCTTTGCATTGTTTTTATTGTTTTATTTTTGGGAATTCCCATTTTTTCAATTAATTAGTATTGCTTTAAAATCGATATTAGTAACTATTTTATATCTGTATTTGAATTATAAGTTTAAGATTTCGCCAGATATCAATAATGTTATTGATTCACTTTTGAAAAAGATAGGAATTAAAATTTAATCTGATTTTTCTCTAAAAAAGAAAGTAATTTAAAAATCGTATCTTTTTTGTTTTTATATTTGTTAGAAAGGATAACTAATTTATTTCTAATAGAATATGAAAATAAAAGTACTTAGGTTATTTGCTTTCTTTTTTGTCTTGCTTTCTTTTTCGATATTCGCCCAGAATAGTAATCTGAAAAAACCAGAAAAAGAATCTGCAACAGTAAAACTAAAAGGTTATCCAGTGAAGCCTTTTAATGATACAATTTTTTTTGTTTACCATAATGTTGGCTCCTTTTCTGCAAAAGAACGGGCGCAATATATTACAAGTAAAATTAAGAGATTGTACAATGAATCTTTTTTTGAAAAAGACTCTATAAAAGTTATTCCTTCCGATGTTTCTATGGATATTGTATACCAAAGCGATTTGGTGATAATGTCTGTTTTGGAAGCCGATGCAAAAGCCGAAAACAGCACAGTAAGTGCGATTGCCAATCGCAATTTAGCTAAAATTAAAAGCGCTATAATCTATCAGAATGAGAATTATTCGCAACTTCCTAAACGAATTGGTTATACAGTATTATTAACTCTTATAATTGGATTAGTCTTATTTTTGATATCGAAAGTTTTCAATTTCATAAAAAGATATATTGTAAAAAAGAGAGCTAGGTATTTTAAAGGAGTCAGTTATAATTCAATTAATATATTGTCTCCAGACAAACAGCTGTTTTTGTTTCTTCGAATTTTTGGGATTATAAAAACAATTACGCTTATTTTAATCGTATAT
The Flavobacterium humidisoli DNA segment above includes these coding regions:
- a CDS encoding polysaccharide biosynthesis C-terminal domain-containing protein — translated: MGIVLNQSFKNTIITYIGFGIGAINTLYLYPVFLGATYYALTNYITSAANVIMPLFAIGMQNTLVKFYSQYETEEEREQFLSFTALFPILMCIPLGLIGIFFYDDITDFVSKENPVVREFMLLIPFIGICMAYFEIFYAWARVHMHSVFGNFIKEVGLRLLSTFALIGLYFNWISLVEFVYVTAGIYFLAFIVTMFYAFYIKKPNFQITIPENVKSVMEYTFYIILSGSVANLLLDGDKLMLNQYMKIENIAYYSVATYIALVISVPSRAMHQIVYPITAKLMHENKHDELNQLYKKTSINLQIVGGFVMLCIFVNIHQLYELVPKEYSGGISVVFMIGLSKYFDLILGNNNAIIFNTKYYRMVLYLGLMLVVLTVILNMIFIPIFGIFGSAFATLLSITLYSLAKLLFVVKKLHLYPFTKQTIHSILLTFALFLLFYFWEFPFFQLISIALKSILVTILYLYLNYKFKISPDINNVIDSLLKKIGIKI